tcttacacacacactagggaaaatttacaatttttaccaaagccaatgaacctacaaacctgtggcgagtgagaggaaaccagcgcacccgggcaaaacctacgcaggtctcaggtagaatgtacaaacatcacccgtggtcaggatcaacctgggtctctggcactgtaaggcagcaactctagcgctgtgccactgtgccacccagtaacTCCATGCTggagttaatccaacattttgtgtctaagtcaCTTCAAGAATTTTGGTTAGAAAGGGATATGGATAAAAGATCACAGGGCATAATTAGGATTAGATTTTGCTGTGTTGGCCagtccaatcaatcaatcaatcaatcaacctttattgtcatcttgcaaagcaacagttgtacagtgcaaaatgagaagacgtttcccagggaatacaggagcatcgcacataaaacataaacatttcacacataaaaataaaaacagtaaaaacaaaccagtccctgataaaacagtacaaatagttaaaaagtgcaggtaaaaacagcaacattaaaatacaagtaaaaacagttatAAATTgttcagggcagctgatttaagtggccagtgccagagttattaaattgccagtgcaaaaagcagcagaatcaggtagagtgactgtttagcagcctcacagcctgtgaaaggaagctgtttagcagtctgattgtctaggctttgatgctacggtatctcttgcctgatggcaggagatttagatgtgtgtgtgagggggtgcagtctgtcctttgctatgctcagtgcttttttcaggcagcggctctggaacagttcttgtaccgagggtagggagacgccaatgatcctctctgctccgtGACCCGGATGAGGAAGACCATTTGATGTGAGGCATTGAGATGCTTTGTGCAGGTAGAGGACTCCCGCAAGTCAGGGATACATCCAAACTTTTTTGCTGGGACCTGTGTACTTCCAGTAACATTCATGAAGTTGACTAAGTCTATAACAAAAGTCTTGTTAATTGGCAAcatatccatttttttttaattactctcTATAATCAAAGGATAATGACAAGCCATGAATTTCTGTAGGAGGCACTGCACCATTGTATCTAATTCTTCCAGGTCCCCTGATGCTAAAGAGAGTAAATCACCCAGGTCTTACAACGACAGATTTCCAAACCTGTGATCTTGCTGGCAAAATAAGGCTGACTATGTAGGATCACTGTTACCTCAGCCGTTCCAAGTAGCCAGACAAAGTAGTCTACATCTCCTGTTCCCCTTTCCCTgattctcattctgaagaagggtctcgaccaaataaggaccctattccttttctccagacatgctgcctgacctgctgagttactccagctttttgtgtcaatcttgacTTACATGTTCCTTCATTCAGATTCCTTTAAGTAGATCACTAACAGCTCCACAGGAGACCTTCACTAGATTCACAGTCTTGAAATGTCAAAAGACCACTGCCTAGAAGTTTATCTGCAATGTGCAAACGGAAATCACACTTATACGACATTAACAAATTTCGGTTTGGTTTTGAGGCGAATTAATGCTTACTATTAACATGGATGTTTGTTTTTGGCCAAATGATGTCAACAGGAGTACAACACACGGCATcctggtgagatttacattcACAACAGTCTTAATAAAGTTGGCACAATACACCACCAGAAAATTAGATGTTCTTAATGCGGAGGGACGAAGTGAATATCATTTAAAGAAAAGGGCACTTTTCTCTGCAGTCATATGCTGAACATTGCACAGCCCTACAAAAGCATGTGCTATGTAGACCAACCCAAACTGAGATACAAATCACTGTACTAACGGTTCCTCTTCTAATTAAAGTGGTTAGAAATGCAAGAAGAGAAAGCACTTCAAAAAGGGAAGTTATGTTATATTCTTCAGCTCAGAAATGATTAAACACAAAACATCTGACATAtgtaatagtaggcaaaacctctctccctttcctcatAGAAAACGATGCATAAATGGATCACACTACAAGCCAAACAGCCATGAGGGAGTGTTTGCAATGAATAAGGGCATGATGCCATGATGGGTGAGACCCCACCAGCAGGACAGGTAAACCTACATGGGATCTGAAGAAGATCAGAGGAGGTAAAATCCATTCACGTTGCCAGTCAGGTGTCTCTGAGATGAATGTGTGCATCATACGAATACTTGCACCTTTATGAGCTACGCAATTCAGTCAAATGCATTTTTTAAGTGCAAAGGTCCCATTGACCAAAAAGTAGTTTCCAGCTTTGTTGGAGGAGTATGTTTAGATTTTGCAATGCAGTTGTGAGTAATAGTGTCACATGGGATGCTTATCATAAAGGCTAGACTGTAAGAACTCAGGGCTGAGACTGAGTGTACATGCATTTGcatataaaaatatatttcttTGAAAATCTGTCATAAAACTAAAATAACTGCATTTGTTGTATATTTTTCAAAAGCACATTTTCTCATATCTAGAAAACCACATGAATGCAGCAGGTCATGACTGCGCATGCGTTTCTGTGTATGACGTTCATTATGGGTTCAATAAAAGGAAATAAGTGAATTGTCGAGAGCAGATCAAAGCTGAGCCACTTTTAGCTTCACTGCAACTGTTTCTGCCAAAGAGCTGGGTTGGAAAATAGTCATAAGAAATCTACAATGCATTGCACCAAATTGCTTCAAATCACCCTTATCCTCGTACTAGTGGGGACAATCTTCGGAATGAGCTCATGTGAGTTTTGCACCTTTTAGTTTTATTATGTTTGACGGACAGATGCAACAGTTTGATTCGGACTGCGTTGTGTCTTGCATCTCGCCTTCGACTAAAAAAGTGTTGTGTTTTTCAGATCTCCGACCAAGCAGGGTTACCACAAACTGCTGCAAGAAAGTGTCAAGAAAGCCAATTCCCTTTCATATCACACATTATAAGCTGCAGAATGCTCTTTTTCCATGCGTGGAAGCTATAGTGTAAGGAACTATTTTTAAGCTCTTCATTTATCAGTtattaaaaatgttgggaatgtTCTTTTTACCCTTTGCCCCTTTCATGATAGATTTGGATGGTGCTTGGATAGGGTTTGagtttcttgctattgatgggTATATTGCCTGCACATACTGCCAAACATCTGAAGGATAGAAGATATTGAGCTTAGCCAAAAGATGCAATCTAGAAATTCCAAAAAAGAAGTGACTAGCTCGGTGAATGCGGAAGCCATATCCCAACATAGTTCTTGATGTCTATTTTCAATGATGTTAACTAGCTGGACTATTGTATATTCACATGTTGACCATATGCAAGAGTGGGTTCCAAAGGATGATTATGGAAGCATTAAATAAACAGTATCGTTTAGCAAAAGATCACAACACGTATTGGTGTGCAGTGGAGGACATTGAGgactgagggagagggggaagacatACATTTGGAACAGAAATTGCTTGTTCTTATTTGGCATGGCAAcagtaatttgtttttttttaaatcataagatTTTTCTATTTTCTGATATAACATAAACTGCAAATCACATTGACATTATTTTGGCATATATTAGAAAAGTATTTTATTGGCAGGGTCAAATAAATCATTATTTGAATAATGGTAATGTCTATTTGAAAAAAGAGTTCAAAATATCTGGCCCAGAAACTGAAACTAATGGATTATTGTAAATATTGTAACACGGAGCAAATGCATAAAGTTGTACATTATCTCAGAAATTCTGTGGCCATTTAAACACTGACTAAAGTTATTATGACATTCCATCCTTAAGGTATTACATATATATGGCAGATGACATGGAGCTAAATTGTATTTTGGAAGATTATTTATCTGTAAACCTCATAAATATTCAATATCTTAAATATCTGGCTCAAGGAATTTCACAAAGAGTGTTTTTATGTATgaaaacctctacatcttttaATAGTAATAAAGGACTTCATTTACTCTGTTACTAATTACAGTTTTATAGGAAATAGACAACCATGGCTAATCTTCCACTaaaagctaaaaaaaaatcaattgcgtAATATAATAGTTAAATGCTGTCTACAAATCTTGTTGGTTTGTTTTCTCAGCAATGTCTAATTAAAAACTTCAAGTTAAATTATCCCTCACATGAAAGCTACTCATAGTGAAGTTGGTTTAAAGATTTATCATTTGCTAGAAAATGGAAATGGCTTTGCTGTCATTTAATACGTATTACATTTCTTACAATATCTAACAAGCTATGAATGATGAGTTGTGTCTCCAGTTGTAAATTGAGTAAAAATATTGCATATATGTTTCGGAATCTAACTTTTCCAAAGTTATAAAAATGTTCCCATCTCCATTGGTATTTTAGTTTCTACACATCGGAGAGAGGAGCTTTCTGTTCAAACCCTTCCGCACGCTGGGTATCGCGAAAGATTGCAGTGATCATGTAGGTTAAACTATGTATTTCAGAATTTGAGCACGCAGTTTTCTTTTTTCATTATGCTTCGCTGATATTTTGCCTGCTATAGTATCTTATTACTATTGTATAATATCTGATTCTCTATGGTATACATATTGTGCATTCGGTGAAATAAAGATGCAATGCGGTACAGCGCATAAGCTTTCACCCAAAAGTCTACCTAATAATATTTAGTGATGTATCTGAAAACATCTAAAAATTAGTGCAATTAGTGTAAAATGTTTAATAGCACTAGAATTTGGTTGAGAAATATTTTGATTTTATAAAAATATTCATGTAAAGAGCCTTATTCACATTAAGTGTGTACTTTTCCTTGGTATCAGTATTCCCcctccatctgcacttctttgaTAATTCACAAAGCATTCCTTCAACGTGTCATCCCTTCTTTCGTCTGTCCTCTTGGTTTTCACTTTATCCTGTTTTCTTCCAGTCAGAGGAAGACTTATCATGTAATCTTAGCTTTATGTCTACCCTTTCCCAGGGTCTTAACCTTACATGTTTTTATAATCACAACAGCACCTAAGCACCATTTTCTTACTTACTTTATCTTTGCTTTCATGCTTCAATCTTGCCAGCTTGAGTTTTGTTCCATCACCAAAGATTCTGAATaatctgcacagtggcgcagttgtagagctgttgcctcacagcaccagagacccgggttcaatcctaaactcgggtgctgtctgtgcagagtttgtatattctccctgtgaccacatggattatctccaggtgctctagtttcctcgtgcattccaaagacgtgcaggtttgtaggttaattggcttctgataaaattgcccctggtatgtcggatgccaaagtgggataatgtggaactagtgtacaggtgattgatgatcagcatgagccgaacggtctgtttccatgttgtatccctaaactgaactaaattgaactaaactgaactaaactaaacgcaatttttttttttaaatggctccaTTTATTTCATCCTTGCCCTTCATCTTTAAGCCGATTTCCTCTGGATCTTGCAATTTGACTTTTCAAGAAAAAACATACTTGCATGTACAAATCGCCACTCTTCTGAAATTTTAAAGCAGTTCATATATACAATACTCTTTTAAAGAATAGTTATTGTTGCGAAGTAGGGAACATGGAAAATAATTGAATGCGAGAAACAGGAACAATAATGACTGAATAACATAACTTTTACTCACATTAA
This sequence is a window from Leucoraja erinacea ecotype New England chromosome 14, Leri_hhj_1, whole genome shotgun sequence. Protein-coding genes within it:
- the LOC129703577 gene encoding C-C motif chemokine 8-like, with protein sequence MHCTKLLQITLILVLVGTIFGMSSYLRPSRVTTNCCKKVSRKPIPFHITHYKLQNALFPCVEAIVFYTSERGAFCSNPSARWVSRKIAVIINQTETGST